One Halobacterium sp. DL1 DNA window includes the following coding sequences:
- the rpl2p gene encoding 50S ribosomal protein L2P (one of the primary rRNA-binding proteins; required for association of the 30S and 50S subunits to form the 70S ribosome, for tRNA binding and peptide bond formation), translated as MGRRIQGQRRGRGTSTFRAPSHRYKAELSHRKAEDTDVLVGEVVDIEHDPARSAPVANVQFEDDDQRLVLASEGTAVGDTIEIGISASIEEGNTLPLAEIPEGVPVCNVESHPGDGGKFARASGVNADLITHERDAAVVQLPSGEMKRLSPDCRATIGVVAGGGRTEKPFVKAGNKHHKMRARGGKWPIVRGVAMNAVDHPFGGGGRQHPGRPKSVSRNASPGRKVGDIASKRTGRGGNE; from the coding sequence ATGGGGCGAAGAATTCAGGGCCAGCGACGTGGTCGCGGGACGTCGACGTTCCGCGCACCGTCGCACCGATACAAGGCAGAACTGTCGCACCGCAAGGCCGAGGACACGGACGTGCTCGTCGGCGAGGTCGTCGACATCGAGCACGACCCCGCGCGCAGCGCGCCCGTCGCGAACGTCCAGTTCGAGGACGACGACCAGCGACTCGTCCTCGCCAGCGAGGGCACCGCAGTCGGCGACACGATCGAGATCGGCATCTCGGCGAGCATCGAGGAGGGCAACACCCTCCCGCTCGCGGAGATTCCCGAGGGCGTGCCCGTCTGCAACGTCGAGAGCCACCCCGGCGACGGTGGCAAGTTCGCTCGCGCGAGCGGGGTCAACGCCGACCTCATCACGCACGAGCGTGACGCCGCCGTCGTCCAGCTGCCGAGCGGCGAGATGAAGCGGCTCTCCCCCGACTGCCGCGCGACCATCGGCGTCGTCGCCGGTGGCGGGCGGACGGAGAAGCCGTTCGTGAAGGCCGGCAACAAGCACCACAAGATGCGAGCCCGCGGCGGGAAGTGGCCCATCGTGCGTGGTGTGGCGATGAACGCCGTCGACCACCCGTTCGGTGGCGGCGGCCGCCAGCACCCCGGTCGACCGAAGAGCGTCTCGCGTAACGCGTCGCCCGGCCGCAAGGTCGGCGACATCGCCTCCAAGCGGACCGGCCGCGGAGGCAACGAGTAA
- the rps19p gene encoding 30S ribosomal protein S19 (protein S19 forms a complex with S13 that binds strongly to the 16S ribosomal RNA), translated as MSTEYRTGREGEFTYRGHDLDELQDMSLEEVAELLPARQRRTITRGLSDQHQKVLEEARESTAEETANNPIRTHLRDMPVLPDFVGLTFAVYSGQEFERVEVQPEMIGHYLGEFQLTRNSVEHGQAGIGATRSSKFVPLK; from the coding sequence ATGAGCACGGAATACCGAACCGGCCGCGAGGGTGAGTTCACCTACCGCGGTCACGACCTCGACGAGCTGCAGGATATGAGCCTGGAGGAAGTCGCGGAACTGCTCCCCGCACGGCAGCGGCGAACCATCACCCGTGGGCTGTCCGACCAGCACCAGAAGGTGCTCGAGGAAGCCCGCGAATCGACGGCCGAGGAGACGGCGAACAACCCGATCCGGACCCACCTGCGCGACATGCCGGTGCTGCCGGACTTCGTCGGCCTGACGTTCGCGGTCTACAGCGGACAGGAGTTCGAGCGCGTCGAGGTCCAACCCGAGATGATCGGGCATTACCTCGGCGAGTTCCAGCTGACCCGGAACTCGGTCGAACACGGGCAGGCGGGCATCGGCGCGACCCGCTCCTCGAAGTTCGTGCCTCTCAAATAA
- a CDS encoding 50S ribosomal protein L22 yields MGISYSVDTDPDVSARAMLRERPISLKHSKAIAREIKGRTVADAREYLDAVINEEQSVPFKQHNSGVGHRNDIEGWDAGRYPEKASKDFLKLLSNVANNADQQGFDADQMVVTHVAPHKVDESQGRKPRAMGKADPWNTTLCDVELVVTEPDAEEVSA; encoded by the coding sequence ATGGGAATCAGCTACAGCGTGGACACCGACCCGGACGTATCCGCGAGAGCGATGCTCCGGGAGCGGCCCATCAGCCTGAAGCACAGCAAAGCCATCGCCCGAGAGATCAAGGGCCGGACGGTCGCCGACGCACGAGAGTACCTCGACGCCGTCATCAACGAGGAGCAGTCGGTGCCGTTCAAGCAGCACAACAGCGGCGTCGGCCACCGGAACGACATCGAGGGCTGGGACGCCGGGCGCTACCCGGAGAAGGCCTCGAAGGACTTCCTGAAGCTCCTCTCGAACGTGGCGAACAACGCCGACCAGCAGGGCTTCGACGCCGACCAGATGGTCGTCACGCACGTCGCCCCGCACAAGGTCGACGAGAGCCAGGGCCGCAAGCCCCGCGCGATGGGGAAGGCGGACCCGTGGAACACGACCCTCTGTGACGTCGAACTCGTCGTCACCGAACCCGACGCCGAGGAGGTGAGCGCGTAA
- a CDS encoding 30S ribosomal protein S3 — protein sequence MADEMQFIEQGLQRSQIDEFFATELARAGYGGMELAPTPMGMQIVLKAEKPGMVIGKGGKNIRKITTQLEERFDLEDPQIDVQEVDEPDLNAQIVADRLANALERGWYFRKAGHTTIDRIMEAGALGAEIVLSGKVTGNRGRVEKFNRGYIKHNGEPAEEIVDHGKGVAVMKLGTIGVSVKIIPPNAKLPDDFEIQEEADIEDLVVDEAEADEELEDLLEGEGEADVEDGEGEESEDAATTDADAEAAVEEIVEEDVDADADGDVEEELDELAADVEADEEFDDVDESAEETAEALIDEMEEADEAEADEAEADAEDDEEGEE from the coding sequence ATGGCCGACGAGATGCAGTTCATCGAGCAGGGCCTCCAGCGCTCCCAGATCGACGAGTTCTTCGCTACCGAGCTGGCTCGCGCCGGCTACGGCGGCATGGAGCTCGCCCCGACGCCGATGGGTATGCAGATCGTCCTGAAGGCCGAGAAGCCCGGGATGGTCATCGGCAAGGGCGGGAAGAACATCCGGAAGATCACCACCCAGCTCGAGGAGCGATTCGACCTCGAGGACCCGCAGATCGACGTGCAGGAGGTCGACGAACCGGACCTCAACGCACAGATCGTCGCGGACCGCCTCGCGAACGCGCTCGAGCGCGGCTGGTACTTCCGGAAGGCCGGACACACGACCATCGACCGCATCATGGAGGCCGGCGCGCTGGGCGCCGAGATCGTCCTGAGCGGGAAGGTCACCGGCAACCGCGGCCGCGTCGAGAAGTTCAACCGCGGCTACATCAAGCACAACGGCGAACCCGCAGAGGAGATCGTCGACCACGGCAAGGGCGTCGCGGTGATGAAGCTCGGCACCATCGGTGTCAGCGTGAAGATCATCCCGCCGAACGCGAAGCTCCCCGACGACTTCGAGATCCAGGAGGAGGCCGACATCGAGGACCTCGTCGTCGACGAAGCGGAAGCCGACGAGGAACTCGAGGACCTCCTCGAGGGCGAAGGCGAGGCAGACGTCGAGGACGGCGAGGGCGAGGAGTCCGAGGACGCCGCCACGACGGACGCCGACGCCGAGGCCGCCGTCGAGGAGATCGTCGAAGAGGACGTCGACGCCGACGCCGACGGGGACGTCGAGGAAGAACTCGACGAACTCGCCGCCGACGTCGAGGCCGACGAGGAGTTCGACGACGTCGACGAGTCCGCCGAGGAGACCGCCGAGGCGCTCATCGACGAGATGGAAGAAGCGGACGAGGCCGAGGCCGACGAAGCCGAGGCCGACGCCGAAGACGACGAGGAGGGTGAGGAGTAA
- a CDS encoding 50S ribosomal protein L29 (one of the stabilizing components for the large ribosomal subunit) produces MAILHTQEIRDMTPAEREAELEEIETELLNAKAVKAAGGAPDNPGRISELRRTVARIKTIQREEGDLDETES; encoded by the coding sequence ATGGCGATTCTCCACACCCAGGAGATCCGCGACATGACGCCCGCAGAGCGCGAGGCGGAACTCGAGGAGATCGAGACGGAGCTGCTGAACGCGAAGGCCGTGAAGGCGGCCGGCGGCGCCCCGGACAACCCGGGCCGCATCAGCGAGCTTCGCCGCACCGTCGCGCGGATCAAGACGATCCAGCGCGAGGAAGGCGACCTAGACGAGACCGAGAGCTAA
- a CDS encoding 30S ribosomal protein S17 has translation MAIGLNVTEPEGTCTDENCPFHGSLSVRGQVLEGEVASTDMDKTIVVEREYDVFVPKYDRYMKRRSRVPAHAPECFDIADGDTVSIAETRPLSKTKSHVVVEVTDGGDA, from the coding sequence ATGGCGATAGGACTGAACGTAACAGAACCGGAGGGCACGTGCACCGACGAGAACTGCCCCTTCCACGGGAGTCTTTCCGTGCGAGGGCAGGTTCTCGAAGGCGAAGTGGCCTCCACAGACATGGATAAGACCATCGTCGTCGAGCGCGAATACGACGTATTCGTGCCGAAGTACGACCGCTACATGAAACGGCGGTCCCGAGTGCCGGCACACGCGCCGGAGTGCTTCGACATCGCAGACGGCGACACGGTCAGCATCGCAGAGACCCGACCGCTCTCGAAAACGAAGTCCCACGTAGTCGTGGAAGTCACCGACGGAGGTGACGCCTGA
- a CDS encoding 50S ribosomal protein L14, which translates to MEAIKADVTQGLEKGSLIKCADNTGARELKITSVSGYQGTKNRHPKAGLGDTITVSVTKGTPEMRRQVLEAVVVRQRKAIRRPDGTRVKFEDNAAVIIDDLGEPRGTEIKGPISREVAERYGTIASTATMIV; encoded by the coding sequence ATGGAAGCCATCAAGGCCGACGTCACGCAGGGACTGGAGAAGGGTTCGCTCATCAAGTGCGCCGACAACACCGGCGCCCGCGAACTCAAGATCACGAGCGTGTCAGGGTACCAGGGAACGAAGAACCGCCACCCGAAGGCCGGGCTGGGCGACACCATCACCGTCTCGGTGACCAAAGGGACGCCGGAGATGCGCCGTCAGGTGCTCGAAGCCGTCGTCGTTCGCCAGCGCAAGGCCATCCGTCGACCGGACGGGACGCGCGTGAAGTTCGAGGACAACGCCGCGGTCATCATCGACGACCTCGGCGAGCCTCGCGGGACCGAGATCAAAGGTCCCATCTCGCGCGAAGTGGCGGAACGGTACGGTACCATCGCGAGTACCGCGACGATGATCGTATAG
- the rpl24p gene encoding 50S ribosomal protein L24 (assembly initiator protein; binds to 5' end of 23S rRNA and nucleates assembly of the 50S; surrounds polypeptide exit tunnel), translated as MTKQPHKQRNRTERASLHERHKQVRAHLSEDLREEYGQRRVRVNVGDTVEVMRGDYAGEEGEVIDVDLRDASVSVEDVTVEKADGEEVPRAMDASNLRVTDLDLEDDVRAERLEGDNE; from the coding sequence ATGACCAAACAACCACACAAACAGCGAAACCGCACGGAGCGCGCGTCGCTGCACGAGCGTCACAAGCAGGTGCGGGCGCACCTCTCCGAGGACCTCCGCGAGGAGTACGGACAGCGTCGCGTCCGCGTCAACGTCGGCGACACCGTCGAAGTGATGCGTGGCGACTACGCCGGCGAGGAGGGCGAGGTCATCGACGTCGACCTCCGCGACGCGTCGGTGTCCGTCGAGGACGTCACCGTCGAGAAGGCGGACGGCGAGGAAGTGCCTCGCGCGATGGACGCGAGCAACCTCCGCGTCACCGACCTCGACCTCGAAGACGACGTGCGCGCCGAGCGACTGGAAGGTGACAACGAATGA
- a CDS encoding 30S ribosomal protein S4, translating into MTNHQKRLSVPKSWPVERKTETFTAKAGAGPHGESGVPLVVVLRDVLGYVDDTSEAQYAINTDGVLVNGASVGDVKRPIGMFDILAFPARDEYYRVFPDEGGRLGLTPIEADAADSKLNKVEDKTTVSGGQTQLNFHDGTNLLVEDDSYSGSDSVVVENETNEIVAHFEYEEGALVTAVAGQHAGEIGTVEDITVQPGSAENTVRVETEEDAFETVEEYVVVIDENFVGGDEE; encoded by the coding sequence ATGACGAACCACCAGAAGCGACTCTCGGTACCGAAGTCCTGGCCCGTCGAGCGGAAGACGGAGACGTTCACCGCGAAGGCCGGGGCCGGTCCGCACGGCGAGTCGGGCGTTCCGCTCGTCGTCGTGCTCCGGGACGTCCTGGGCTACGTCGACGACACCAGCGAGGCGCAGTACGCCATCAACACTGACGGCGTGCTCGTCAACGGTGCGTCTGTCGGCGACGTCAAGCGCCCCATCGGGATGTTCGACATCCTGGCGTTCCCCGCGCGCGACGAGTACTACCGGGTCTTCCCGGACGAGGGCGGCCGCCTCGGACTCACGCCGATCGAAGCGGACGCGGCGGACAGCAAACTGAACAAGGTCGAAGACAAGACGACCGTCTCCGGCGGTCAGACTCAGCTCAACTTCCACGACGGCACGAACCTGCTGGTCGAGGACGACTCCTACAGCGGGAGCGACTCCGTCGTCGTTGAGAACGAGACCAACGAGATTGTCGCCCACTTCGAATACGAGGAGGGCGCGCTCGTCACCGCCGTCGCCGGCCAGCACGCGGGCGAGATCGGTACGGTCGAGGATATCACCGTCCAGCCCGGCAGCGCGGAGAACACGGTCCGCGTGGAGACCGAGGAGGACGCCTTCGAGACCGTCGAGGAGTACGTCGTCGTCATCGACGAGAACTTCGTCGGAGGTGACGAGGAATGA
- a CDS encoding 50S ribosomal protein L5 yields the protein MSESETEAEFHEMREPRIEKVVAHMGVGRGGVDLQNAEDILYEITNQETVRTTAKRTEPEFGIREGDPIGTKVTLRGEDANDFLDRALPAADLAKRQFDDTGNVSFGIDEHTEFPSQEYDPNIGIYGLDVTVNLVRPGYRVAKRDQVSRQIPSNHRLDPEDAVAYLESNFDVEVNE from the coding sequence ATGAGCGAGAGCGAGACAGAGGCCGAGTTCCACGAGATGCGCGAACCGCGCATCGAGAAGGTCGTCGCCCACATGGGCGTCGGCCGCGGTGGGGTCGACCTCCAGAACGCCGAGGACATCCTCTACGAGATCACGAACCAGGAGACGGTCCGCACGACGGCGAAGCGGACGGAACCCGAGTTCGGCATCCGCGAGGGTGACCCGATCGGTACGAAGGTCACGCTCCGCGGCGAGGACGCCAACGACTTCCTCGACCGCGCGCTCCCGGCCGCCGACCTGGCCAAGCGCCAGTTCGACGACACCGGCAACGTGAGCTTCGGCATCGACGAGCACACGGAGTTCCCGAGCCAGGAGTACGACCCGAACATCGGAATCTACGGGCTTGACGTCACCGTCAACCTCGTGCGCCCGGGCTACCGGGTCGCCAAGCGCGACCAGGTCTCCCGGCAGATTCCCTCGAACCACCGACTCGACCCCGAGGACGCGGTCGCGTACCTCGAATCCAACTTCGACGTGGAGGTCAACGAATGA
- a CDS encoding 30S ribosomal protein S14, translating into MSETDEATETGQTHECRRCGRNQGLVGKYDIWLCRQCFREIARSMGFKKYS; encoded by the coding sequence ATGAGCGAGACGGACGAAGCAACAGAGACGGGCCAGACACACGAGTGCCGACGCTGTGGCCGCAATCAGGGCCTCGTCGGCAAGTACGACATCTGGCTGTGTCGACAGTGCTTCCGCGAGATTGCCCGCTCGATGGGCTTCAAGAAGTACAGCTAA
- a CDS encoding 30S ribosomal protein S8: MTANDPLSDALSGLDNAESVGHLKHTVEPASNMVGSVLEVFYDRGYIDGFEFVDDGKAGRFEVELKGAINECGPVNPRYSVGAEEFEQWEKRYLPARDYGSLVVTTSHGIMSHYDAREEGVGGQVIAYVY, encoded by the coding sequence ATGACGGCAAACGACCCCCTGTCCGACGCACTCTCCGGCCTCGACAACGCCGAGAGCGTCGGGCATCTCAAACACACGGTAGAGCCCGCCTCGAACATGGTCGGCTCCGTCCTCGAGGTCTTCTACGACCGCGGGTACATCGACGGCTTCGAGTTCGTCGACGACGGGAAGGCTGGTCGATTCGAGGTCGAACTAAAAGGTGCCATCAACGAGTGTGGCCCCGTGAACCCGCGGTACTCCGTGGGTGCCGAAGAGTTCGAGCAGTGGGAGAAGCGATACCTCCCCGCTCGAGACTACGGTTCGCTCGTCGTGACGACGAGCCACGGTATCATGAGCCACTACGACGCCCGCGAAGAGGGCGTCGGTGGCCAGGTTATCGCGTACGTATACTAA
- a CDS encoding 50S ribosomal protein L6 yields MARVEIEIPDDVTAEVDHLDLSVEGPEGSVSRRLWYPDVSVSVEDGAVVIASDAEDAKTMSTVGTFESHVENMLHGVTEGWEYRLQVHYSHFPMQVEAEDDEIVIQNFLGEKAPRRAPIRGDTQVSVDGEEVTLNGPSIEDVGQTAADIEQLTRVTDKDSRVFQDGVYIVEKPTKGGA; encoded by the coding sequence ATGGCACGAGTCGAAATCGAAATTCCGGACGACGTGACGGCGGAGGTCGACCACCTCGACCTCTCCGTCGAGGGCCCCGAGGGGTCCGTGTCGCGGCGCCTCTGGTATCCTGACGTCAGCGTCTCCGTCGAGGACGGCGCTGTCGTCATCGCCAGCGACGCTGAGGACGCCAAGACGATGTCCACCGTCGGGACCTTCGAGAGCCACGTGGAGAACATGCTCCACGGCGTCACCGAAGGCTGGGAGTACCGACTGCAGGTCCACTACTCTCACTTCCCGATGCAGGTCGAAGCGGAGGACGACGAGATCGTCATCCAGAACTTCCTCGGCGAGAAGGCGCCCCGACGCGCCCCCATCCGCGGCGACACGCAGGTCTCCGTGGACGGCGAGGAAGTGACCCTCAACGGTCCGAGTATCGAGGACGTCGGCCAGACGGCGGCCGACATCGAACAGCTCACGCGCGTCACCGACAAGGACAGCCGCGTGTTCCAGGACGGCGTGTACATCGTCGAGAAACCCACCAAGGGAGGTGCCTGA
- a CDS encoding 50S ribosomal protein L32 (contacts helix 25 of domain III of the 23S rRNA), whose product MADEDTTNDDAPESLEDISGVGPSKAEALQEAGYDSVEDVKAASQSELAEVEGIGNALAARVKADVGGLEVEEETEAEVEEAEPEETEETDDEDVETELRPRGLATKTPNLSDDEQRLLDKRRREGKPQFNRQDYHKKKRTPSSWRRPRGQLSKQRRGIKGKGDTVESGFRTPKAVRGKHPSGFEEVRVHNADDLDGIDPDTEAARIASKVGARKRERIEEQAEEAGIRVLNPTYVEVEVDNE is encoded by the coding sequence ATGGCAGACGAAGACACCACCAACGACGACGCGCCGGAGTCACTCGAGGACATCTCGGGTGTCGGCCCGTCGAAGGCCGAGGCGCTCCAGGAGGCCGGCTACGACTCCGTCGAGGACGTGAAGGCGGCGAGCCAGAGCGAACTCGCAGAGGTCGAGGGCATCGGCAACGCGCTCGCAGCGCGCGTGAAGGCCGACGTCGGCGGTCTCGAGGTCGAAGAGGAGACCGAGGCGGAGGTCGAGGAGGCCGAACCCGAGGAGACCGAGGAGACCGACGACGAGGACGTGGAGACGGAGCTCCGTCCCCGCGGCCTCGCGACCAAGACGCCGAACCTGAGCGACGACGAGCAGCGACTCCTCGACAAGCGACGCCGCGAGGGAAAGCCGCAGTTCAACCGCCAGGACTACCACAAGAAGAAGCGGACGCCGTCGTCGTGGCGCCGCCCGCGCGGCCAGCTGTCGAAGCAGCGCCGCGGCATCAAGGGCAAGGGCGACACGGTCGAGTCCGGCTTCCGCACGCCGAAGGCGGTTCGGGGCAAGCACCCGAGCGGCTTCGAGGAGGTTCGCGTGCACAACGCGGACGACCTCGACGGCATCGACCCGGACACGGAAGCGGCCCGCATCGCCTCGAAGGTTGGCGCACGCAAGCGCGAACGCATCGAGGAGCAGGCGGAGGAGGCGGGCATCCGCGTCCTGAATCCGACCTACGTCGAAGTGGAGGTAGACAATGAGTGA
- the rpl19e gene encoding 50S ribosomal protein L19 (interacts with several domains of 23S rRNA), protein MSDLSAQKRLAADVLDVGKGRVWFDPEAQGDIAEAITRADIRELVEEGTIQAETKRGNSRGRARERDKKRSYGHRKGPGTRKGKQGARQNDKEAYQDRIRAQRRTLRELRDDGTLTASEYRELYNMANGGEFDSVRRLKNYIEDNYGEI, encoded by the coding sequence ATGAGTGATCTGAGCGCACAGAAGCGGCTCGCAGCGGACGTCCTCGACGTCGGCAAGGGCCGCGTCTGGTTCGACCCCGAGGCCCAGGGCGACATCGCGGAGGCCATCACCCGAGCGGACATCCGCGAGCTCGTCGAAGAGGGCACGATACAGGCAGAGACCAAGCGCGGGAACTCCCGCGGTCGCGCACGCGAACGCGACAAGAAGCGGTCCTACGGCCACCGCAAGGGCCCCGGCACCCGGAAGGGCAAGCAGGGCGCCCGGCAGAACGACAAGGAGGCCTACCAGGACCGCATCCGCGCGCAGCGACGGACGCTACGGGAACTCCGCGACGACGGTACCCTCACCGCGAGCGAGTACCGCGAGCTGTACAACATGGCCAACGGTGGCGAGTTCGACAGCGTCCGACGCCTCAAGAACTACATCGAAGACAACTACGGTGAGATCTAA
- a CDS encoding 50S ribosomal protein L18 has translation MATGPRYKVPMRRRREVRTDYHQRLRLLKSGKPRLVARKSNKHVTAQLVATGPDGDETIASAHSSDLEEYGWDAPTGNLPAAYLTGLLAGTRAREAGADEGVLDIGLNTATPGSKVFAIQEGAIDAGLEIPHNDSVLADWSRTRGEHIADYAESLDEPLYGGDFDATELPEHFDEVREAIQED, from the coding sequence ATGGCAACAGGACCACGCTACAAAGTGCCGATGCGGCGACGCCGCGAGGTCCGGACCGACTACCACCAGAGGTTGCGCCTCCTGAAGTCAGGGAAACCTCGGCTCGTTGCTCGGAAGAGCAACAAGCACGTCACGGCGCAGCTGGTCGCGACCGGACCCGACGGCGACGAGACGATCGCGAGCGCACACTCCAGTGACCTCGAGGAGTACGGCTGGGACGCCCCGACGGGCAACCTCCCGGCCGCGTACCTCACGGGGCTGCTCGCTGGGACGCGCGCTCGTGAAGCCGGCGCGGATGAGGGCGTACTCGACATCGGCCTCAACACCGCGACCCCCGGCTCGAAAGTGTTCGCGATCCAGGAGGGCGCGATAGACGCCGGCCTGGAGATCCCGCACAACGACTCGGTCCTCGCGGACTGGTCGCGCACGCGCGGCGAACACATCGCCGACTACGCAGAGTCACTCGACGAGCCGCTGTACGGCGGCGACTTCGACGCAACAGAGCTTCCCGAGCACTTCGACGAAGTGCGGGAAGCCATTCAGGAGGACTAA
- a CDS encoding 30S ribosomal protein S5, whose translation MGYNDTWEPKTRLGRLVQDGEIEDMSAALNSGLPLKEPEIVDNLIPGLDDEVLDINMVQRMTDSGRRVKFRCVVVIGNRDGFVGYAEGRDDQVGGAIQKAIEVAKLNIIDVSRGCGSWECGCGRPHTVALRTTGKAGSVEVELIPAPRGLGLAGGETVRHVLELAGIDDIWTRSSGKTRTTVNFAKATFNALRNTAEARVPEHAREQREVIE comes from the coding sequence ATGGGCTACAACGACACCTGGGAACCGAAGACGCGCCTGGGTCGCCTCGTCCAGGACGGCGAGATAGAGGACATGTCCGCCGCCCTCAACAGCGGGCTCCCGCTCAAGGAGCCGGAGATCGTCGACAACCTCATTCCGGGGCTCGACGACGAAGTGCTGGACATCAACATGGTCCAGCGCATGACGGACTCCGGCCGCCGAGTGAAGTTCCGCTGCGTGGTCGTCATCGGTAACCGTGACGGCTTCGTCGGCTACGCCGAAGGTCGCGACGACCAGGTCGGCGGCGCCATCCAGAAGGCGATCGAGGTCGCGAAACTCAACATCATCGACGTCTCGCGCGGCTGCGGGTCGTGGGAGTGTGGCTGTGGGCGACCCCACACCGTCGCGCTCCGCACGACCGGCAAGGCGGGCAGCGTCGAGGTAGAACTGATTCCCGCCCCGCGCGGCCTCGGCCTCGCGGGCGGCGAGACGGTCCGACACGTGCTCGAACTCGCGGGCATCGACGACATCTGGACGCGCTCCTCGGGGAAGACCCGGACCACGGTGAACTTCGCGAAGGCGACGTTCAACGCGCTCCGCAACACCGCCGAGGCCCGCGTGCCCGAACACGCCCGCGAGCAGCGAGAGGTGATCGAGTGA
- a CDS encoding 50S ribosomal protein L30 produces the protein MRAVVQVRGDVNMSGDVVDTLEMLNIHSVNHCALVPETETYDGMVAKVNDFVAFGEPSHDVLASLLSRRGEPLEGSADTDDEWVAENTDYDDVDDLARALLDEETTLREAGFAPALRLHPPRGGHDGIKQPVSDGGQLGKHTTEEIDDLLTDMR, from the coding sequence ATGCGGGCGGTCGTCCAGGTCCGCGGTGACGTCAACATGAGCGGCGACGTCGTCGACACGCTGGAGATGCTGAACATCCACAGCGTCAACCACTGCGCGCTCGTCCCCGAGACGGAGACGTACGACGGGATGGTCGCGAAGGTCAACGACTTCGTGGCGTTCGGCGAACCGAGCCACGACGTGCTCGCCTCGCTCCTCAGTCGGCGCGGCGAACCCCTCGAGGGGAGCGCCGACACCGACGACGAGTGGGTCGCAGAGAACACCGACTACGACGACGTCGACGACCTCGCACGCGCGCTCCTCGACGAGGAGACGACGCTGCGAGAGGCCGGGTTCGCGCCCGCCCTCCGACTGCACCCGCCGCGTGGCGGGCACGACGGCATCAAGCAGCCGGTCAGCGACGGCGGCCAGCTCGGAAAGCACACGACCGAGGAGATCGACGACCTCCTCACCGACATGCGCTAA
- a CDS encoding 50S ribosomal protein L15: MTSKKRRQRGSRTHGGGTHKNRRGAGNRGGRGRAGRKKHEQHNYEDVGKSGFKRPEKTDRDVAEVSVQKLDEDIALLAADGVAEETEFGYRVDARDVAEDGWEADVVKVLGGGQMYEQLEVTADAFSAGAVELIESEGGDAVVSERGAEDNEE, encoded by the coding sequence ATGACTAGCAAGAAACGACGACAACGCGGCTCTCGGACGCACGGCGGCGGCACCCACAAGAACCGCCGGGGCGCCGGCAATCGCGGCGGCCGTGGGCGTGCGGGTCGCAAGAAACACGAGCAACACAACTACGAGGACGTCGGCAAGAGCGGCTTCAAGCGCCCGGAGAAGACCGACCGGGACGTCGCCGAGGTGTCCGTCCAGAAGCTCGACGAGGACATCGCACTGCTCGCGGCCGACGGGGTCGCCGAGGAGACGGAGTTCGGCTACCGCGTCGACGCCCGGGACGTCGCCGAAGACGGCTGGGAGGCCGACGTTGTGAAGGTGCTCGGCGGTGGACAGATGTACGAACAGCTCGAGGTGACGGCGGACGCGTTCTCCGCGGGCGCCGTCGAACTCATCGAGAGTGAGGGCGGCGACGCCGTCGTCTCCGAGCGCGGAGCGGAAGACAACGAGGAGTAA